Within the Gadus chalcogrammus isolate NIFS_2021 chromosome 15, NIFS_Gcha_1.0, whole genome shotgun sequence genome, the region tatgtcTTAACTTCTATAATGTATACATAGAGTATAACCATAGAAAAAAGATTCCCATTTTACAATACCTGTTGAAACTGCATTGAGAGAATGCCATTAACTCGCTGTGCTCCAAATACTGAATCActgaaataatgaatgaatggttcCCATCTTACTAGGGCAAGACCCGTTGTGTTAAAACTGCATAGAGAGAATGCCATCAACTCACTGTGTTCAACACACTAAACCACTGAAATAATCAAGCAAGGAACGTGGCGCCTAATGAATTGACGTGACCCTTTCTTTCGGCACAGAGACCCTGCGGTTCAAAAGGCTTTGAAGGGCACACACCGCAATTAGTTGATGTGTAGGAGTGAAGAACACTTACCATATTGCTGTCCTGTACTTTCAGTTTGCTTTGCTGTGGTGAAGAACCGGCACATGCGGACGGTGACCAATTACTTCATTGTCAACCTGTCCTTTGCCGACGTGTTGGTCACCCTCACGTGTCTACCCGCGAGCCTGGTGGTTGACATCACCGAAACATGGTTCTTTGGAAGCACGCTCTGCAAAATCGTGCCTTACCTTCAGGTAAGATGATGATATTTTGGTGGGCTGCATTCATAACTTAACATTAGATTCATTCATTTCAAAGGTCAGGTTCTGCAGTTTCTATATTACGCCACATTTAGGTCAGCCAGCTGAATTAGCCTCATGAATAATGTAATACAGACACCTGAAGCTGCCCCCCTCTCACTGGTTCTGTGCGTTACATAAATCAAGCACGTCACATGAAAGGGAAGTCTTTGGCCTCGCCAAagactatttttatttttattttttttcattcctcTGTTCAAAAAAAGGAACATTACCATACAGTAAGTAGAAAAATACTATAACGCTGCCAAACTCTGGCATTCCTAGTTGTGGTTCTATTTCAAAGGATGGTCCATATCTGAGCTCTTCAAAGGGTTGTGACGTACCAGGGAACGTGACTGGCTCAACGTAGGCTGGCCTTGTCATTTGTCATTTGCTGCACACCCTTAAGTATACTGTAATGATAACAATAACTGCATGCTGTTTGAGGGAGGTGATAAGGTCAaggcagtgcacacacacacacaaacacacacacgcgtgcgcgcgtacacacacgcgtgcgcgcgtacacacacgcgcgtacacacacgcacacacacgcgtacacgcacacgcacgcacacgcacacacgcacacgcacactcacacacgcacgcacacacgcacacacgcacgcacacacgcacgcgcgtacacacacacaagtggggAAATCAGAAAAGGCAATATGTATGATTCGGCAGGCCAAAGTGCGGCGGAAAGCCTCCGATGTTTACAATTGCATTGATTTTGCTTTCGGTTCACTCTTAAGTTAACAAGCGTCTGGCAAATCAGTCAGAAGCATTCAGGCAGGCCTGCCGATATCAGCCCAACCTAATGATGGTGGTGGAGAGTGTTTATAATCAACAAACATTGAATCAGGAAGAATTGATTAGCGTGGTCGTGCAACCACAAGTTTGGATCCTCACATTTTGAAAGTGGGAAAACACAAGTGCACAGGGGCGTACGTTTGAGTTTGTGTCGGGCGTTGGGGACACAAGCAATGTAGGGTCCTACAGTTTCTTTATGGGGATATAGAGATAGTTCAGTCACGTCTTACATTGATAGGGACCTTGGCAATCCCATCCCTGCCAATCAATACAGCATAGGGGACTTGGAGCTACTGTGGAGCTGTTCCTTAAAGAGCCTTTTGTTGAACTGTTTTAAATGGTCATGGACAGGATACAGTTATTCATATGAATTCATCATGAATAATACCAGCCTGAAGGTTAGCCATTGAAAATAAAGTTATATCCAGCCATTTCCTTATAAAAAACTCTAAGGAGACAAAAGCATTTTTACCAATCACACATTATTCCATGGATTGGTTGTAAAACCAAGACTGCACTATTTTAAATGCTGACCTACTGATAATACTGAAGCATTGTGCCGAAAAAGGCACCAACATTGAAATGCACAAGAGCAGGTAATGTAATCACAATTCAGGGACTTTTAACAACGGATACAAGGTTTTTCCTGTTGTTTCTTCAGGCACTGGTAAATAAACTTCTGGCACTTGTTTTGAGCTCCGCAGTCAGCTCATTGAGGCGGACTGCTCCCAACACACAACCAGAGGAAAGCACTCCAGCCGGACAGGCTGAGTCTTTTAATCATCTGCGCTTTGAGCTGTCTCTCCAATAAAGAAGCATCAACCGCGCTGGTCTATTGATTCCACACCGCCGCGCTGCGACAAAGCAATAGTAGTAATGAGGCCTCGGGACAGCCAAAGCTTTTTTAAAGACAGCGTGAAATGAAAATGGATTTTTCACACTGTTATTTAATGTCCCTCGTTTATCACATcaaattcatatatatataatatgtatatatatatatattcagccgGTAGAAGCCTCTGTGTCAAATCCACCCCCTCAGAGATCAAATCCACAATTTGGTTAATGTTACATTTGACTTGCAAATGCATCAAATTCCAGCCACAACATTAATGCAGTTTTGAATTTGGGTTTTTGCGACATCCTCAAAAGTATAATGCCCAGTGAGACGTGTGAGTCAGATTTGTGTGTTTCTACACACCAGTAAAAGCATATCCACTAAATCCTTAGTTTCATTTGCCAATGGAAATAATGTTACAAGGGCAGACCCATATCATTATCATATGCAAACTGTGACAACACAGTTTCTGAGTTCCAATACACAGCCTTGAATTTGTGTTCTCCAACTGTGGCCTTTTTTTTACCTAGAGTTACATATACAGTTCTCTTCCTGCGTAATACACGACCGGGAGTAGTATAATCGCTATAGGCTATTCCACTAACAGGGGAAAGGTTCTCAGATCGATACTCAATGTAAGAGTCAGAGACTATAGGCATCATGCAAGAGGACATAACACCAACCTGCTTTTAAATGATCTAATCCCAATGAGTCACTGATAAAATCATCTGCAATCATTTAATGATCATTGTAAAATAAGCTAAACGGCGTTGCCTGACGTAATTGAAGTGTAAGTGAAAACATTAGACTGGATTTTATGTGGAAGATAAGAATCAAAACCAAACCACACATATTCCACTCAGCAATAATTCTGGCACTCAGCAATGGTTCGTGCTTGTTGTGGTTCGTGGTCAGGCATTCGCCTGACCACGAACCACAACAAGCACATAACCCCTCCCGCTCTCGCACACACTAGACTAACCCCAGTAGGGACTAACCCCATCCAcggtgtgtgttctgtctgtaAACCCCCCAGACCATCTCCGTGTCCGTCTCTGTGCTGACCCTCAGCTGCATCGCCCAGGATCGCTGGTACGCCATCTGCCACCCTCTGATGTTCAAGAGCACGGCGAAACGTGCGCGCAAGAGCATCGTGCTGATCTGGCTGGTGTCCTGCACCATCATGGTACCTCAGGCAATCGTCATGGAGTGCACCAGTTTATTCCCTGAGCTCACCAACAAGACCAGACTGTTCACGGTGTGTGACGAGCACTGGGAAGGTGCGTGGGCAGCCCTGGATGATCGCTCGGTGGAGCTCGGGAGGGGGATCAGTGTTGTGTGCTGAAAGATGAgatggttgtgttgttgttccaGCAGAAATATTGGAAAGAACGTCGATTTAATCAGGGTTTTCGGATGATATTTCGGGGTCGAAATCAAATGAGGTTTTGGTTGCTGCTCTGCTTCTTAGCACACTGGAAATTTTAGGATGAAGTCAGCTTACTTGATTAAACACCCTAGGAAAATGTAGGATGAAACCAGCTTACCCGATTAATCATAATCACCCGAGGGAAATCTGAGTGGCACATATAATATAAACTACTCCGAATGCGCTGGGTTGTTATAGGAATTGTATAATGATGATATCACAACAacgaaataaaacaaattacaAGTAAATAATTATGTTCTCGAGACATGGGAGTAACAGTGTATGTAGATAATGTCATCAATAAAAAGAACAGGCTAGAACAGGCACTAtgatcattttaattgttaCATTGTGTAGCCAGCATTTTCCAATCTGATTTCTTGCCGGGTAATATTATGTCATTAGCATGATTGGATGTGTATCTCTgtaattaatttattcattaaaataaaagaaacatCAGTTTGAACTTGTCCTCCAGTGTGACAGCTTGTAAGGCCGTCTGGCACCAGTCAAACATCCACTAAAGAAACCTTCCTGAATTGCTCTTTTGACAGAGGAGATCTACCCCAAGGTGTACCATACCTGCTTCTTCATCGTCACCTACTTCGCGCCGCTGTGTTTCATGGTTCTGGCCTACATCCAGATATGCCACAAGCTGTGGTGCCAACAGGTGTGTGGGTCCAACGACACGCCTGCCTGCATGCATGTACAAACCTCCCCCCGTTCACAACGCTGGAATTCGCCCCGCTCTGCCAAAACAAGCCTCTCGTCGTGATGCCTGACGCGTTCTCCCTTTACCTTCAAATGAAACCCGACCCCCAGATCCCAGGCAGCGCGTCGGTCGTGCAGAGGAAGTGGCACTCGTTCCAGTGTCGCGCCCAGGCCTCGGCCCCTGGCGAGCCCGTGCGGGTGAGGACCGTCTCCGTGTGCGCGGAGGTCAAGCAGGTCCGGGCCCGGCGGAAAACGGCTCGCATGCTGATTGTGGTGCTGTTCGTGTTCGCCCTCTGCTACCTGCCAATCAGCGTGCTCAACATGATGAAAAGGTAAGGGTTATGCAGCCGGGCGGTGCTGGTGACCTCGTCCAATCTCACCGtctggacacacactcacacactcactggacTGCACGCTTCAGACTCTTCAGACGGGGCAATGTGCTACTCTTGCACTAGTCCAATCTTGGCATGTTACCTTTTTTTATTGTGTACAAAAAGTGCAGCATGGATATCAACATCCgtgcaacaaacaaacaaaagtacTGATGGAAATTGGAGCTGATGTTCAGGCTGTTATGTCTGACTGTCATTGCAGGGTTTTCGGGACTTTTAAACACACCAACGACAGAGAAACCGTCTACGCCTGGTTCACCTTCTCCCACTGGCTCATCTACGCCAACAGCGCCGCCAACCCCATCGTCTACAACTTCCTAAGCGGTAAGCTCGCAAGAACGCCCGACACAACGTGCAATGCCCTTTTGTTTCTTGCAAGGCCCCGTGAAGTAGTATTCACCCCGTTTTGGTTCACAGGGAAGTTCCGTGAGGAGTTCAAGGCGGCGTTCTCCTGCCACTGCGTGGGTCAAAAGCCAAGCCGCACAAAGAGGCGAACCAGGGCGAGCACGGACAGTCGCAAGTCCCTGTCGACGCAGGTCCACAACGTGGACAACGTGTCACGCATCTCCGACCAGGTGGTGTTGTCCCACAACAGCGTGGAGCTCATCACGACGCATACCGTCGCACAAGAGACGGGCATTGAAACGACGTAGATCGATATGTGAACGCACGATATTTTCACTGGTGTAGTCACTGTAATTATTGTAAATATATGATATCAC harbors:
- the LOC130404911 gene encoding orexin receptor type 2-like → MNNSSEVEQLRLPAIVVDEDDELVKYIWREYLQPKQYEWVLIAGYIIVFFVSLIGNSLVCFAVVKNRHMRTVTNYFIVNLSFADVLVTLTCLPASLVVDITETWFFGSTLCKIVPYLQTISVSVSVLTLSCIAQDRWYAICHPLMFKSTAKRARKSIVLIWLVSCTIMVPQAIVMECTSLFPELTNKTRLFTVCDEHWEEEIYPKVYHTCFFIVTYFAPLCFMVLAYIQICHKLWCQQIPGSASVVQRKWHSFQCRAQASAPGEPVRVRTVSVCAEVKQVRARRKTARMLIVVLFVFALCYLPISVLNMMKRVFGTFKHTNDRETVYAWFTFSHWLIYANSAANPIVYNFLSGKFREEFKAAFSCHCVGQKPSRTKRRTRASTDSRKSLSTQVHNVDNVSRISDQVVLSHNSVELITTHTVAQETGIETT